A single genomic interval of uncultured Pseudodesulfovibrio sp. harbors:
- a CDS encoding OmpA family protein translates to MFARGSAQLTLEAQKAIGVVIEGMENKRFNLIIRGHTDGERPESTLYATNWELSAARAATCLRYILAHSDIPAKRMKAVGYASAKPILPSTTEANKRMNRRVEFFYLPVGRSKW, encoded by the coding sequence ATGTTTGCCAGGGGGAGTGCCCAATTGACTCTGGAAGCGCAGAAGGCGATCGGGGTTGTCATTGAGGGGATGGAAAACAAAAGGTTCAATTTGATCATTCGAGGGCATACTGACGGTGAGAGGCCGGAATCGACTCTGTATGCGACGAACTGGGAATTGTCTGCGGCACGGGCTGCAACGTGTCTGCGGTATATTCTTGCTCATTCAGACATTCCGGCCAAGAGAATGAAAGCTGTCGGTTACGCCAGTGCCAAACCTATCTTGCCGAGTACCACTGAGGCGAACAAGCGAATGAATCGCAGGGTGGAGTTCTTCTATTTACCGGTAGGCCGATCCAAGTGGTAA
- a CDS encoding flagellar motor protein MotB, with product MAEQAEPIARKKPEEPSGDEGLPPWMATFADMVTLLLCFFVLLLSFAEQSEEKYRDALGSIKGAFGVKELRAVSDDMAQFNTSKAAKEMSSKISHDERVLLGVIMRIKSLLEDEDVKLKEGTGVTADRDGVVFSANSASMFEPGSADLAPSARKILDKVIKVLKDYKLNLVVRGHTDDRPISTRKFPSNWELSAARAAVALNYILDKGGIEVSRAKAVGYADTRPAVPNDSEENRKKNQRVEFYLHMPQRDAW from the coding sequence ATGGCTGAACAAGCTGAACCAATCGCCAGAAAAAAACCTGAAGAACCGTCGGGGGACGAGGGGCTGCCGCCGTGGATGGCGACTTTCGCCGATATGGTTACGCTTTTATTGTGTTTTTTCGTCCTTTTGCTTTCTTTTGCCGAGCAGAGTGAAGAGAAATACCGTGATGCTCTTGGATCGATTAAAGGAGCATTCGGGGTCAAGGAATTACGTGCTGTTTCAGATGACATGGCGCAGTTCAATACGAGCAAGGCCGCAAAGGAGATGTCATCCAAGATATCTCATGATGAGCGAGTCCTGCTCGGTGTCATAATGCGTATTAAGTCATTGCTTGAGGATGAGGATGTCAAGCTCAAGGAAGGCACGGGCGTTACTGCCGACAGGGATGGTGTCGTTTTCAGTGCCAATTCAGCGTCCATGTTTGAACCCGGAAGTGCTGATTTGGCTCCTTCTGCTCGAAAGATTCTTGATAAGGTCATCAAGGTTCTCAAGGATTATAAACTGAATCTGGTCGTGAGAGGGCACACGGATGATCGTCCTATCTCTACCAGAAAATTCCCTTCAAACTGGGAATTGTCTGCTGCCCGTGCCGCAGTGGCATTGAATTACATTCTGGATAAGGGAGGCATCGAAGTGAGTCGTGCCAAGGCCGTAGGGTATGCAGATACCCGTCCGGCTGTCCCCAATGATTCTGAAGAAAATCGCAAGAAAAATCAGCGTGTCGAATTTTATTTGCATATGCCGCAGCGCGATGCCTGGTAG
- a CDS encoding response regulator codes for MPPRSLRHLVQRNLTLWLLLPTICLILFLGAYAAYQQSYNFESKNTILTQSTGQHISSHLNDAQIALTSLSTSITRYDPFWYNWVLSNFLQAYKHFERLLYLDPKGKILSASPQTGTLLSMQPIINKIDMIPTVISRPLLSPATHNLVVYIGIRLTNGNYLIGELGLNVLHQNLKALLPDQDGQLVLCDTYGNLISHPDYNLVTTQANIGHLSILKKIQSKQSYTTIYEEDGTYYLGTASRIPQTDWTLIISKPVSDVFLPILSPLLALLTTILCLFFMFAHNLQRRLHQSIIEPLAHFTESIELTAQGRYRKSDETTDSFVELAVIEKKFDSMIGQIKTRELEIKENEERFRQLVENIHEFYWISSLSDNKIMYASPSYEIIWGRSREALYDRPESFFLAIMNEDRLRVTEAYERLQTEGRVLDEEFRILLPDGSERWIRAQSFPVYDEKGIRVRIVGVAEDITERKAIQNALMSAKQDAESASLAKTEFLTNMSHELRTPLNGILGMLQLTRDTSLSPEQAEYIETAISSSKVLLNVINDILNIAQIEAGKLTLHNELFSFQEVLETIYKFFKHAIESKEVELSVDMAPGFPQLLIGDEIRIRQILFNVVGNAVKFTDQGKISVYAQHLGTPRKQGMEDVLFIISDTGIGIPDEKIAYVFESFTQVDGTYTRRYQGTGLGLGIVRSLVEYMNGSIAVESEAGVGTTMYITIQLELPTQKRIADRPQKATLGPQLTGLHILVVEDDRVNQISISRMLKKMGHTATCVSNGEKALQTLNTDKFDCIFMDIQMPILDGIETTKHIRTYPEMAHVSNIPIIALTAHAMPEDRDNFLKVGMNDYISKPVSFEQLAIAIKRIFSET; via the coding sequence ACGATCTGTCTGATATTATTTCTTGGAGCCTATGCAGCCTACCAACAGAGCTACAATTTTGAGAGCAAGAACACCATCCTGACACAATCCACAGGACAACACATTTCATCTCACCTCAATGATGCCCAAATAGCTCTCACTTCTCTTTCCACAAGCATCACCCGATACGACCCATTCTGGTACAACTGGGTTTTGAGCAACTTTCTACAGGCATACAAACACTTTGAAAGACTGCTTTACCTTGATCCAAAAGGAAAGATTCTTTCTGCCTCTCCACAAACCGGCACTCTGCTCTCCATGCAACCGATAATCAACAAAATCGACATGATCCCTACGGTCATCTCACGCCCGCTCCTTTCTCCCGCGACTCACAACCTTGTCGTCTACATAGGTATCCGTCTCACCAACGGAAATTATCTGATTGGAGAACTGGGACTGAATGTCCTGCACCAGAACCTGAAGGCACTGCTCCCAGATCAGGATGGTCAACTGGTCTTGTGCGATACATACGGCAATCTCATCTCCCATCCGGACTACAATCTCGTAACCACGCAAGCAAACATCGGGCATTTGTCAATTCTTAAAAAAATCCAATCAAAGCAGTCATACACAACTATTTACGAAGAAGATGGTACCTACTATCTTGGAACAGCCTCCCGTATTCCGCAAACAGATTGGACACTCATCATCTCCAAACCGGTCAGCGATGTATTCCTTCCCATTTTATCTCCACTGCTCGCTTTATTAACCACCATTCTATGCCTGTTCTTCATGTTTGCACACAATCTTCAGCGTCGGCTGCACCAGAGCATTATCGAGCCTCTGGCTCACTTTACGGAGTCAATTGAACTGACGGCCCAAGGACGTTACCGCAAATCGGATGAAACAACCGATAGCTTTGTCGAACTGGCCGTAATTGAAAAAAAATTCGACAGCATGATCGGTCAAATCAAGACTCGAGAACTCGAAATAAAGGAAAACGAAGAACGGTTTCGACAATTAGTTGAAAACATCCATGAATTTTATTGGATTAGCAGTCTTTCAGACAACAAAATCATGTATGCCAGTCCCTCATATGAGATTATATGGGGACGAAGCCGCGAAGCCCTGTATGACAGGCCAGAGTCTTTTTTTCTTGCAATCATGAATGAAGACCGGCTCAGGGTAACCGAGGCATATGAACGACTTCAGACCGAAGGAAGAGTTCTTGATGAAGAATTTCGTATTCTATTGCCTGACGGCAGTGAACGTTGGATCAGAGCGCAGTCATTTCCGGTGTATGATGAAAAAGGCATCAGGGTCCGTATCGTAGGCGTTGCAGAGGACATCACAGAAAGAAAAGCTATCCAGAACGCTCTGATGTCTGCCAAACAGGACGCCGAATCCGCCAGTCTGGCCAAAACGGAATTTCTGACAAACATGAGCCACGAATTGCGGACACCTCTCAACGGAATTCTCGGTATGCTGCAACTGACAAGGGATACATCCTTGTCACCTGAACAGGCGGAATATATCGAGACAGCCATCAGTTCAAGCAAGGTACTCCTGAACGTAATTAACGATATCCTGAATATCGCACAAATCGAAGCAGGCAAACTGACCCTGCACAACGAACTGTTCTCATTCCAGGAAGTTTTGGAAACCATCTACAAGTTTTTCAAACATGCGATAGAGTCAAAGGAAGTCGAGCTATCCGTGGATATGGCCCCAGGTTTCCCTCAGCTCCTGATAGGTGACGAAATACGAATCAGACAAATTCTATTCAACGTTGTGGGAAATGCAGTCAAGTTTACCGATCAGGGAAAAATCAGTGTGTATGCCCAGCATCTCGGCACTCCGAGAAAACAGGGTATGGAGGATGTACTCTTTATCATTTCAGATACAGGCATAGGCATACCCGACGAAAAAATAGCGTATGTATTCGAATCATTTACTCAGGTAGACGGCACATATACCAGACGGTATCAAGGAACAGGACTGGGCTTGGGCATCGTTCGCAGTCTGGTCGAATACATGAACGGCTCCATCGCGGTGGAAAGTGAAGCGGGAGTCGGTACCACCATGTACATAACGATCCAATTGGAGCTCCCCACTCAGAAGCGAATAGCGGACAGGCCGCAGAAAGCAACTCTTGGCCCACAGCTTACAGGGCTCCATATTCTGGTCGTTGAAGACGACAGGGTCAACCAGATATCCATCAGTCGCATGCTAAAGAAAATGGGACACACGGCCACCTGCGTCAGCAATGGCGAGAAAGCGCTTCAAACCCTTAATACGGATAAATTTGATTGTATTTTCATGGACATACAAATGCCCATACTGGACGGAATAGAAACGACAAAACATATCCGGACATATCCGGAAATGGCACATGTATCCAATATCCCGATTATTGCCCTCACGGCTCACGCCATGCCGGAAGACCGCGATAATTTTCTTAAAGTCGGTATGAATGACTATATTTCAAAACCCGTTTCCTTCGAACAGCTCGCCATTGCCATCAAACGGATATTCTCTGAAACCTAA
- a CDS encoding flagellar motor protein MotB: MADQDVQEQPQGGPKPEPPKKEEGIPPWMATFADMVTLLLCFFVLLLSFTNQDITNFKKMMGAIQDALGVQTEDKTALATPFAESNFKERRSVRENREIVELGARLKKFIRAKDLSQMSRVSSDKSGVMLRFRQ; this comes from the coding sequence ATGGCAGATCAGGACGTACAGGAACAGCCGCAAGGTGGGCCGAAACCGGAACCGCCAAAGAAAGAGGAGGGGATTCCGCCGTGGATGGCGACCTTCGCCGACATGGTGACGTTGCTTTTGTGCTTTTTTGTTTTGCTTTTGTCTTTTACCAATCAGGACATCACGAATTTCAAAAAAATGATGGGCGCTATTCAAGACGCCCTTGGTGTTCAGACGGAAGATAAAACCGCTTTGGCCACTCCTTTTGCCGAGTCCAATTTCAAGGAACGCAGGAGTGTGCGGGAAAATCGTGAAATAGTGGAACTTGGTGCCCGCCTCAAAAAATTCATTCGGGCCAAGGACCTGTCGCAGATGTCTCGCGTCAGCAGTGACAAGTCCGGTGTTATGCTGCGGTTTCGACAATAG